AAAAACATAGGGcagattatattttttctgttatttctttttctacCATACTTCCAAGGCACACAATAATTTCATTTTGTATCGCGTTACTCGTATATTTCATTGCCCCTTAcggtttatttaataaatgtttcatAAAGGGAACATATTCTACTAAAATAGAAACAGTTTCTTGAAGCTCcagtttcaaattatttttttttgcatacatCTCGCAATTTTGCTTACAATATCTGtagtataaatattagaatGATTTAACCATTTCCTTGTTTTTTAGTGCAACAAATAcggtgtttaataaaaaaaaaaaattgtgtttttaaggTAAATAATTGGTAAATACCGTATTACGCTGGTCTTAACCAGTGTAGTACGGTATTTACCAATTACACTGGTCAAATAGCACATTTTACGCTGGTCTTGACCAGAGGATGAcgcttgaatattttttttagaaaaatgaacTATGCAACGGCGTGAACATGCATTTATTGTTTGTTGAACTTTATTTTTgcgtattttaaatttttgagctTTTGATTgagttaaaattataaaacaatcaCTTCATTTAAAATGTGAATCATACAAGAAGTCCCTAATGCTATCTTATCAGAACTCAACTTTAGATCTAGCTTTAGATCTAATTGATCATTCTGGAAATTTTTTCTTGTGCTTTCTATGGCTTAACAATACaaactcatttaaattatttaaacttggaAGATCCTCCatgatcttttctaaagaatGAACaacttgttgttgtttttcttatctttcttttaaagtttataccttttatatttcaaataccCTTCATTATCTATTCTTTCGAAcacttaaaaacatttgttaatcTCACAATCTAAAATCTAGTTGTTCCATTTTTTGAGTCCAATGTCCAATTAAACCAATTATAACTCCtcttgattattttattttggaaaactttacaaaaagttttaatgttataacatttttttctatagatTCATTTTAGCCAACTGATGTTTCATTTTTCTGAAACTTTAGTTTCtgcattaaatataaataaatctagAATGTTCAGAACTGTTACAGAATACattcaagttattaaaattacagtttattgtctaatatataatacaataataattcctatatatttttgaaactagAACAAGTTACTCTAATCAGTAGTGGAACTAACCATACTAGAGAAGTGATATTAGAGAAAGTGttaattcaataattataatatatattgagCAGATTTTTAGTGTTATACGACTTAATTAGGAGGAAAAGGTGGGCACAGTCAGGGCCGTCCTGACTAGGAAGAGAGGTATCTAGCCCCCTTACGAATTGGAGTCGGCAAAATTAAATCTATAGTTAGCAGTCGGAAAATGTCGCCCAACaagcacctttttttttttaatcggaaaaaaaaagttttctaggTCTTAATCGGcaaaaaaacagataaatcaTCTCCTCCCCTTCAAGATCACTTCGGGACGTTCCTGAGCATAGAAGGCATTACTACTAGATGTAGTTGTACACTTGCTTTAGTTtagtttagaaataaatttttttagatcgGGTTTTacagattaataaaaatttcctaTAAGTGAAGTTGGTTTAACTTTTGTCAAGCATTACAATACAAGCATTTTACCATCAAGAGTTGCAGTTTTTTTCCAACCAACTTAAGAACAGCATTAAACAAATATCAGATTATtaagaaaattcattttttgtttttatatagacTTTTACTGTTTTATGATGCTATCAAAGCTACTCTTTTTGATATTAGCCACCAGATACACAAGTATCAGTAATTTCTGCCAAATCGAGATGCAGCATTTGAATCCAATCCAGCATTGAAGGAGTTCAATGCTGGATTGAATCCAGTTCAATCCATCATTGAACTCCTTACGCAAACTAAAGGTTTTTAGATTCAATATATATTCTTCTTGCTATATTGAATGATAATTTGTCATTTTGGAAAAAGCAAgtattataaaatcaattttaacctgcaaaataataaattcaatttagtaAAGGCCAAAAATTAACtccaaaaatgtatataaagtatctaacaaatttaaaaaaagaattttgtaaaGTTCCCTTGCCTTTTTAATTGGCGATATTTTACAGCTAGACATAGTTGGGTTTGAGGAGCGAAAGAGACAAGAACAGTTTTCTCTGAAAACAGTTTCTTTCTCTGAGAACAGTTTTCTCTGAAACCTTCTATATGCTATGTTAAGTCTTTTATATGCTATGCTAAGTCTTTTATATGCTATGTTAAGTCTTTTATATGCTATGTGAAGTATTTTATATGTTAAGTCTTTGATTGTAGTCAATGATTATTCACTGAAAATATTCATTGGAATGATACAGAATGTTTTATTAAGAGATACAATGATTAAGAGAGTTGTTATAATGatgaatgtttatttattaataattttataccaacttaaatttttttgttaaagtaaaatagtttaagtttattatgctttgttttttttttgtttttttttgtagctacgaacttttttatttactttattggtATCGAAAACTTCGTTCCTGTTCTGGAAGTGCATTCGTATTGAAGATACGTTGAACTATTTTTCTAacatattcattaaattttttacgtataatttatatttgcttGCCTAATTTCATAGAAAAATAATGATATTCTCATACTCTATTTTCTCACGCAGTGGAGGTACGTAACTTTCTTTTTGTCGTTTTATTGacttttgcaaaaataaacaactaagcTCCATAACGAAACTACCGTAAACCGTTCGGaagttttcaacgttgatcacTTTCTTGAAgaaaattatgcaataatttgtttacttaAATGACAATAACTTTTCtcttttgtattattaattttaagctCCTTTTAATGATGTATAATTACAATATCTAAATAATacctcataaataaaattttagacaaaatttaaaaattaatattttaagaactaataagttttattatttaatatttcaactgttaatatgttagtatacgtagtttataaatatattataataattatttcaaataccatatttagcaatatttcaaagtttttttgaaagatgctttatttgagtaaggaaaatttctttattcatgTTTGAATAACAATATCTAATTCTTGCTTCAAACTCTTCCATATTCTCAGTTTCCAATTGGTCTTGCTTCTGGAACCTTAGCTGGGTTTATATCTTTGGGtacaactttgatttttttcaattttaaaaagtcgaTGACCGACTTTGCGTAATGTGATCGAGCTAGATCAGGCCTGAAAATAAACTCATTGTCTTTTTAATAGTATTCTGATACTAGAGgaagtaaagttttttctagTATCTCTTTATAAGTGTACTGGTTGATTGCCTGCTTACTGTGATGAATATAAAGAGGGCTTATTCCACGGGGGCTGATGCAACAAGAAACTAAGAGCTTGTTCTTGTACTTTTTACGCAGATTGTATTTTACTTGGTCAGAACATTGAGAAGGATCAGCGGCATAAAATCTATTATTACCAGCTAATGTGCATTTGTTTAAGGCAAAATAGCTTTCATCATCCATAACAAAAtctaagtttttataattttcgtaCAATTTACGATATTTAGGACGCATAGCTTTCTTCTGGTGATGGCTACGATCTGGacgatttatttttttgaaagttcgaATGTTTGTCATTGTTTTCAATACTTGGGAAATTTGAGTTTGACTACAGTTAAAAACTTGAGCTACTTTCTTTTGGAAGCACCctgacttattttcaaaaaatgctgcaaactttggaatattttctttagtagcTACCTTAGCGATTCGACCacttccaacttttttttttagagattttcACCAATTTTACGATTTTATCGTAAGCAGTTGATCTGGGTAAACATTCCATAAACTGCTTAGCAACAAACGCTTTACCTTTTTCtcgatttttttggaaaaaaatttccataattttttCGAGGTCCTTTACTTTgaccattttattttcaatatttaaataatatttttaacttcattaaattaaatttaaatagattataaaatcctttttcaaataagtataaaggttttttgcgtgcatgaaataaattacataataaatgcaattaaaatttgttcgaaattttatttatagggtGTTAATTTAGAATTATTACACACGTACTATATAtggtatatacaatatatggtatataaatatatatatatatatatatatatatatatatataatatatatatatatatatatatatatatatatatatatatatatatatatatatatatatatatatatatacatatatatatgtatatatatatatatatatatatatatatatatatatatatatatatatatatatatatatatatatatatatatatataatatatattcagaAACCAATATGATTAAGtccactttttaaaattttcctaattttggtaatttttaataatttatgttcTAGTTTTAAGAGGATTTTATCTTTGGTTGTGTTTATCTATATCATAGAgtacttattttaaatagcttctgattatttttatgacaattttACAAGCCATTatgaatgaagaaaaaatttagttttatgtattttatcaCATTGACTTCTGTACGGCTTAAGTATCAGTCTTTTCCATTTAAAACTTAATGCCAGCGCACAAAAAAGCGCTGGCCGGATGGCTAATTTAAGGCTTGCTCGAGcgattttaaaaactcttcCTAATTTGCTACTCTCGGGTGCTTAATACAAGGTGGAGGAAATAAAAGGTAGAGGTGGAAATTTTAGTCCAGACTTAATAAACGGGGAGGTGTTAATAAAAGGGTGggttgaaattttttacaaacacgATTAAACACTTTAATTCTAGTGTGGCTGGTGGTCAAactttttaacagcttttttttaatacaattcaATAAGATGTAAGAGTCGTTTTTATGAGAATGAGATAGTTAAGTTATTGGATTTCTTGAAAAATTCAAGGATAacttcaaattgttttataagGAAAACCTGAAAATTTGAGACTATAATTCAAAGCGgtgcaaaaaatgcaaaagcTTTATATACGGTTTGAAGTTTCATTAAACGTTGACTTCTATGTTTTAATGTAGCAACTTCATGCAGTTAAACGAGAGGAAGTGTTGAGTTTTTATCaacaaatgtaatatttttttaatttttatacattatggaaaaaaattaagtcttttaaatatatatattttttctttttaatattttgccgtttaaaaatattacaatcaCCAATTATACTTTCCAATGTTTACATTAGTACCGACAGGACTTCTAaaagatcatgaggatcttgtcatgaagccctttacaacatatggttaatttttaataaaaatacaatgtctttggtgaaataataatacacttttatgcaaaaacatttaaaaaccaagataaaatttaaaccaaataataaatataacaaagcaataactaaaatacaaaaacaaataataggCTTATTTATCAACAATTGAACAACTATATATTACCTATTTAGCAAATCGTGTACCtacttatatttatgtgtattttttttttgttctttattacaatatttaatacaatatttacaaacatatcaataagaaaaattacatgcaaagaaaccgttaaaaataaataaaaataaagaataaagataaagaacgcggatactcaaagaagaccataccggtcttgtcaccgagaaccgctgttgaagaactttgaacttagtaaatataaataaaataaataaatacaaattttaagcTTTTCCGTTCGTGATGCAAATTATTCACAAATATTacgaattaaaataaaaattaaagtaaacaagtaaataataaatgactACTGTACATATAATGTCAGTGCAACTTTTAACAGAATTCAAATAAtggtgtttaaatatatttctcacataaactttaaatcaatattgtataaaagtaaaatataaatgagtgaTGACAAAACTGGGtacaattaaaagtatataaaaatattttcaattgagaaaattactttttttagttttcttttgaacacataataattccattcatgagaaaaatcaaaattttttaaaattatttggttccataaaaaagctccacgaaaagaaatacaaactttaccaaagtttgtttgaaattttggttgtttaataaaattatcatttcttaaagaatatttatttttttcttttaaagaatataaatcaaaaaaggaagCTGGAGAtgagttggttttacatttaaacataaaacaaagagcattataaacatttacttgatatatattaaaaacattcatgttaAATAAGAGTGGCCTTGAGTCAGTAaaacgatttttgaaatttataagacgtgcaatatgcttctgctgacaataaagtggctttaatttacttttatgggtactaccccatgcaatattatcataattaatATGACAGTGTATAAAAGAGTAAAATAGTTGAGTTAATGAATGTTTGTTTGAAACActtcttgctttatataaaactccaatgctttttgcaattttgttgtaaaaatgtccGATGTGATTTTTCCATGATAGATTTTCATCTACAATGATACCTAAGAAATTTGTGAaaattactctttttatttgaatattatcaatatgaagAAGAGGCAAATTACTTggatgtaaatgttttttaaattgtggatgaaagaaaatccatttagttttatcaatgttgagtgaaagtttatttgacttGAACCAGTctgatatttttgttagttcaatgttcatatcataaaaaagtttattaatgttgttattaGATAGGAAAaggtttgtatcatcagcaaacattatagttgttaattttGAGACTTCATGGAGATCGTTAAcataaatcagaaaaaataagGGCCCTAATGTAGAtccctgtggaacaccacaggttatatttagataatcttGTGAAGAAGATCCGTCGACATAGACAAATTGTTTGCGATGTTTTAAATAGCTGTTTAgtagttttaaagcattaccggtgataccataatgttcaagttttttaaacagtatttcATGGTCAATTGTGTCGAAAGCCTTAGATAGGTCTATAAAGACGCCTAAAGTAAACTCTGACTTTTCGAATGAATCAGTTACACTACGAGTAAGATGAATTATTGCATATTCAGTAGAGTTACTTCTtttaaaaccgtattgatttttgtaaagtatattattaacatCAAGATGATTAGATATTTGGTTGAACagaattctttctaaaatttttgaaaaaacagagagGATAGATATTGGTCGATAATTACTGACATTTGATGGTTCACCTCCTTTAAATATAGGCTTTATTTTGGCTATTTTCAATTGATCGGGGAAAATTCCTtgatttataaaacatttaaaaactttaaaaagaatacatTTTATGGTATCGCATGAATCTATGactatattacaatttatattatcaggaccaactgctttattagttttaagcattttaaaagcacTTTCAAATTCTGAAGAAGATACTTCAAATTTATCTAAACTAGAGATTAGTGGAAACACGTAATCATTTATTGGATTAATCatatttggaatatttttgGCTAAATTAGGGCCAACAGACacgaaatatttatttaatactctTTTGCAATTTgtttgagtttatttaaaaatacgcCATCAACTTTTATAGTGTTAGGCACAgagcataattttaatttactatttccAGTAATTTGACATGTGCATTTTGAATTATGTCTATATTTTTCTAGTAAAtcatagtaatattttttttttaattttttactttgattttcaaacattttagcgtaatttttataaataactttattttctggtgttggtttttttaaatactttatatacagtttttgctttatttttgagGATTTCCTAAGATCTTTATTGACCAATGGtgactttaaacttttattggttATAATAAATTCACGTTTTGGAAAATTTGCATCATATATTTCATAGAAAGCTTGAAAGAATGTATCGTATACTTCATTAGCTTCAAATGAACTGTTAATATGGTTccaatttattaaagataattgatCCTTAAACGATGCTAGATTTGCATCGGTGAAAAAAcgtttaataattacttttttatgttgttgtattaatttgttgtcaatattaatagagaaaaaaatagggAAGTGGTCAGAAACGtcactttttattataccttttttaagaGTTTCATTAAAGATATCGGTTGTTATAATGTTATCAATTAAGGTAGCTGAAGTTGGGGTTACTCTAGTAGGTTTGTTAATTAACGGAATCGCTCCATGTTCGAATAAGTCAtcgtaaaattttttaatgttgttattaacgtgatattcaaaacaatttaaatttacgtcaccagttatataatttagttttttttccttaaaactattttttaaaatatcattacacaaaaatgcattaaaactttcaatatggCCAGATGGTGGGCGATAACAGCAGcttataagtatatttttagaactattggttaaaagttcaattgttaaaatttctttattgtaatCAGAAATATTCATCTCAGGCCTAATAAAAAACCTCAAATTTTccgttatataaaaaagtacacCACCTCCGCGTTTATTTGCTTTACGCGCTAGTGGGATCATATTAAAACCTCGAATATGgagatttaaattagatttagcGTCATCAAATTCACACCACGTTTAAGTTAAGCAAATTATACTAAATGTATTTGAGGTTTCTACTATTAAATTAcacaaattttcaaagttttttttaagacttttaatgttaaaatgaataacatttaaatgatcccgagaaagaaattcttttatttcattgttaTAGAAATAGGAACAATCGTTTTGCAAAGCTCCTACATCACTAAATAGTTTAGATCCGGATCTGAATTAGTGTCAAGCGCCAAGTcgttaaattgaaaaaagttaaatgatagtgattcaaaattgttttgataattagaatccatttttaaaatttaaataactaaaataaaagaattcatttaaaaatcgCGCGTAATAAGTTTGTTGTAAATAACTTTAGCAAATTTACCTTTGGCTCTTAATTCCTTTGCttctttaaacaactttttcctAATTTCCGTTGTTCTTTCGCTAAAATCTTCATTAACATATAGTTTTTCATTTCAAAGttttagtttgataaatttttcaaaaactgcatttctttctttgtaattaagaaatttgACTATTATTGTTCTGttctttttaactcttttttcaTTTCTTCCTATTCGATGCGCCCTTTCAATTTCTAAATCATTAGTAAAACCAAACTTAGATTTTAAGATTTCTTGAATTTTTCTCTCGCTGTCTTCCCATGATTCGTGCTCGCTTTCTTCGACTCCATTAAACCTAAGATTATTCCTACGACTTCGATCTTCAAGTTCGGCAAGCTTGTCTTTCACATCATTGTCTTTGTCATTAAACTTTATGTTATCTGTTAGTTCGACATTTGGAATTGCGTTTTTTTTCAGTTCTTTCAATTCAGCTAGAGTAGTTTCATACTTCTCACTTACAAAATCGACTGCCTTTCTTAATTCcttcatttcatttttaagatttttattttcttcttgcatattattaaatttaatttccattttatcaaatctatcattaaaaagttttattttgtgttttcatGTATCTCCAGTAAATCCTTTACATTGGTTGCTGAAAAtttcgccatttttttttttccttcgaTAAAAGAATACGTCCGTTCACGATCGCGGTTGgtttaattgaatatatatatatatatatatatatatatgtatatatatatatatatatatatatatatatatatatatatatatatatattatatatatatatatatatatatatatatatatatatatatatatatatatacaaaatagaacaataacaaaaaactggtctttgcttttacggcaaaaaggggcaataagattgttattaatttgaagattatatttgtttttaggtttcatacaataaagattttgtaatacatttggcaacaaattttctctacatttaaacatgaaacataaaatattaaagacattagttgatatacatttaaaatattcatttatttaaaaagttgtttcgcatgaaaaaaccgatttttaaaatttattacgcgagccgcgtgtttctgatgaaggtaaaaagattttagctttgttctataagtgcttccccatataatattcgcgtagtttatatgacaatgtataaatgaataatataattgtgttaagtAGTGTTAAGtagtgtttaaataatatatttcttgctttatagagaattccgatgcatttagcaattttattggaAGTATCATCAATATGATTTcttaaagaaagatttttatcaatatatactcCGAGAAACTTAGTAGCTTTTtctctttattattatattaccaATTAATCTGcatttatattatcaattataaattatattatcaattaatcttattattatataatcaattaaataatCTGTAACCTTTTTCCCGTTACCCAAAACTACCCTAATAACACAAATCACGTACTTTTTAGTATCAAGTCTCTGagtaattaaaacttatattaaaatgtcataagtttttatgaaagaaacactgttttttttactgcaaataCAGTCGAACATATTTATAACTCAATATTAGTCTATAAATCATGTCTCAAAACCTcacctttaaaaatgataaagttcAATCTATTATGGAGAAGCTAAAGATCCAAATGTCAACGAGCTATTGACGTAtggtttttttattggtttatacACCTATATACTTTCactaaattaaaagatattggtGGGTGGTTTTGCCCAAATGAAGATATCTTCAATTCAAATAATAGTCTctcgacaaaaaaaaaactgctgttTAAATCGGaagctatatttaaatataatttctaatttattttcaacatgTGTGCCCGATAGGTGCTCTTGTTCTATAGAGgcctacaattttttttattttaccactTTTAAGTTTACTTAAAAAGTTGTTGACCTTCAATATTAGCAACAATATTTGCGTTTAAAATTCGATCGCATACAGATTGGAAAATAGAacctttgaaaatatttggttGAGAAAGCCTAAAGTGTTTTCAGAAATGAAAAACGAAGACTACTTCAAACAATTATGATGCAAAATATTCTCGATGAAGTTGTCTCGATTTCGctagcttttatttttacaggtttgtgatcttttatatatatatatatatatatatatatatatatatatatatatatatatatatatatatatatatatatatatatatatatatatatatatatatatatatatatatatatatatatatatatatatatatatatatatatatgtctgtgtgtgtgtatttagcCGTTTAAATAATGCTGCAATaccaaaatgtataaataaatatttacatcgcaaaaagaagacaaaaataGTCTTATCACTAAGCCCCGTAGTTTACATCGTATTTTTACGTTATAAGCAGTTgttttataagataaatattttataataccattactttaacaaaatatattttgctaaaatatatttaataaaaatatattttgttaaaatatatttaataagaatatatttcaattaattttattaagtatattttatcaaaagccaaaaagcaaaaaaaatatgacacaatttaataaaagaaaataaaaacctcaaggtgtacaaaaaacaaaacaaaattaagtatAAGAGCTGCtttgaaataaagttataaaaagaactatttgttaaagtaattttattgattgttaatcaataattattaataggattaagagttattttttacactgtttaagttaataataacaaGAAGAGAAAAAAGCAAACCAGGTGGCTTGTTCGCATAAGGTAAATTaagaagataaataaaaaataaaaaccagaaaataataaaaaagaagataaaaataaagttgaaagaaaaaaaaagaaaaatttttttagaaataacttaatttattgTCAATAgtaagaagtttttgtttaagttttattttaaatctttcatccAGATGAATGAGAATCTTAAACAGTTTGCACTATGCCAGTTCCTGaatgaagtttattattttacaaaaataggTAAATTTTTACCCTTTACAGACAATCTTTTGAGCACTGTATAGACAATagaaaatgcaaaataaaaaaaaaattttaaaagctgaaatttttagtaccaagttcagtttttttttgttcgtttGTTGCCCCTATTATTTTAGCGCGCGAGGCACGTATGTACTTTTTGCCCTTCTCTCTCGGCGGCCATGTGTGTTGTCGACAAACTCAAGTTGTTTAGTAGATCTTATCTAGTGACACATCAGTATAGgtgtagttttttttgaaaattttttatccaGAACTGTTAGTGGATCTTCAAAGTTTATTTGATTCTCGATAACAAATATGACATCTAGCTTATCTGCGTCTGTTACGTCGGCTTTTATGATATCTTATTTTTCCAGATTAATTATTTTTCCCGGTAACAAAGAGTTTTAAACCAA
This portion of the Hydra vulgaris chromosome 13, alternate assembly HydraT2T_AEP genome encodes:
- the LOC136090027 gene encoding uncharacterized protein LOC136090027, translating into MVLCIPASSTSFERVFSQAGILFDKMEIKFNNMQEENKNLKNEMKELRKAVDFVSEKYETTLAELKELKKNAIPNVELTDNIKFNDKDNDVKDKLAELEDRSRRNNLRFNGVEESEHESWEDSERKIQEILKSKFGFTNDLEIERAHRIGRNEKRVKKNRTIIVKFLNYKERNAVFEKFIKLKL